The following proteins come from a genomic window of Nitrospirota bacterium:
- a CDS encoding FAD/NAD(P)-binding protein has product MEKVVIKDSAYRLRKAKILHTKKLTANEKFFEIALADGELLDHEPGQFVMISLLGIGEVPISVSSSPTKRESFDICVRAVGKVTRSLHKLKAGSEIGIRGPYGQGFPIQILEGNDLLIVAGGLGIAPLRSLIKYVIDNRRDFGKIHILLGCKEPKELLFSDELDEWNSRADLYYACTVDRADPDWAGNVGLITTLIPGVDLDPQRTFAAVVGPPVMYNFVIKELLAKGIPERQILLSFERNMKCGNGKCGRCQIQNLYVCQNGPVFNYERIKNLSEAF; this is encoded by the coding sequence ATGGAAAAAGTGGTTATAAAAGATTCCGCCTACAGGCTGCGAAAGGCAAAAATCCTTCATACGAAAAAGCTGACGGCGAACGAAAAGTTCTTCGAGATAGCCCTCGCTGATGGTGAACTGCTTGACCATGAGCCGGGCCAGTTCGTCATGATCTCGCTTCTCGGTATCGGGGAAGTTCCCATATCCGTCAGTTCATCTCCGACCAAGCGCGAATCTTTTGATATCTGTGTCAGAGCGGTCGGGAAAGTCACCAGATCCCTTCACAAGCTGAAGGCAGGGAGTGAAATAGGGATACGGGGACCGTACGGACAGGGCTTCCCGATTCAGATACTCGAGGGAAACGACCTGCTGATCGTCGCAGGAGGACTGGGGATCGCCCCGCTCAGGTCTCTGATCAAGTATGTCATCGACAACCGCCGCGACTTCGGAAAGATCCACATCCTTCTCGGGTGCAAAGAGCCGAAGGAACTGCTTTTCAGCGATGAGCTCGACGAGTGGAACAGCCGTGCGGACCTTTACTATGCCTGCACTGTCGATCGCGCAGACCCTGACTGGGCCGGAAATGTCGGGCTTATCACAACCCTAATACCCGGCGTTGACCTTGACCCGCAGAGAACCTTTGCAGCGGTAGTCGGTCCTCCGGTTATGTACAACTTTGTAATCAAGGAGCTTCTGGCAAAGGGAATTCCCGAACGTCAGATTCTCCTGTCATTCGAACGCAACATGAAATGCGGGAACGGAAAATGCGGGAGGTGCCAGATTCAGAACCTTTATGTCTGTCAGAATGGACCGGTTTTCAACTATGAACGTATTAAAAACCTGAGCGAGGCTTTTTAG
- a CDS encoding PQQ-dependent sugar dehydrogenase produces the protein MKKPAELLFLVLFILLFPILLAACSQIVGGKPQTVKDTFLPDGDRVNVEVWVEHLEIPWSLIFLPDGRALVSERPGRIRLIKNGKMQERAYAKIAVVHTGEAGLLGLALHPKFPGQPYVYAYHTYEQDSDRRNRVVRLRDKGDRAIFDRVIFDGIPGGKFHDGGRIAFGPDGMLYVTTGEIFQGELAQDLNSLGGKILRITPEGGIPGDNPFANSPVYSYGHRNPQGLAWQPGTDWLFESEHGPSGESGRFAHDEINVIVKGGNYGWPDVIGAPGEKPFVDPVVVWKDTTPPSGMTFYRASLLPHLRGNLFVATLRSESLIRILFDNGRSVHAIERWFTEKFGRIRDVVEGPDGALYFMTNNRDGRGSPRKGDDKIYRIVPKE, from the coding sequence ATGAAAAAGCCTGCTGAATTGCTGTTCCTCGTGCTGTTCATTCTCTTGTTCCCGATACTGCTGGCAGCCTGCTCTCAGATTGTGGGAGGAAAACCGCAGACCGTCAAAGACACATTCTTGCCTGACGGCGACCGCGTGAATGTGGAAGTCTGGGTAGAGCACCTCGAGATACCCTGGTCCCTCATATTCCTCCCTGACGGAAGAGCGCTGGTCAGTGAGAGGCCGGGAAGGATAAGGCTCATAAAAAACGGGAAGATGCAGGAAAGGGCGTATGCGAAGATCGCGGTTGTCCATACCGGAGAGGCGGGGCTGCTGGGGCTTGCGCTCCATCCCAAATTTCCGGGACAGCCGTATGTCTATGCATATCACACATATGAACAAGACAGCGACCGTCGTAATCGGGTGGTGAGACTGCGGGACAAGGGAGACAGGGCGATATTTGACAGGGTGATATTCGATGGCATACCCGGCGGCAAGTTCCACGATGGCGGAAGGATCGCGTTCGGTCCTGACGGCATGCTGTATGTCACCACCGGAGAGATTTTTCAGGGAGAACTCGCGCAGGACCTCAACTCACTCGGGGGGAAGATTCTCCGGATTACACCGGAGGGAGGTATCCCGGGCGACAACCCTTTTGCGAATTCACCGGTTTACTCCTACGGCCACAGAAATCCGCAGGGTCTCGCATGGCAGCCCGGAACAGACTGGCTGTTCGAGTCAGAGCACGGACCTTCGGGTGAGTCAGGACGTTTCGCGCATGACGAGATCAATGTTATTGTAAAAGGTGGCAATTACGGATGGCCCGATGTTATCGGTGCGCCCGGTGAAAAGCCGTTTGTCGATCCGGTTGTGGTCTGGAAGGATACCACGCCTCCTTCGGGAATGACCTTTTACCGTGCTTCCCTTCTGCCGCATCTCCGGGGGAATCTTTTTGTAGCGACTCTGAGGAGCGAATCTCTCATCAGAATCCTTTTTGATAACGGCCGGAGTGTGCATGCGATAGAGAGATGGTTCACGGAAAAGTTCGGAAGAATACGGGATGTGGTGGAAGGGCCGGACGGAGCACTCTACTTCATGACGAACAACAGAGACGGCAGAGGGAGTCCGCGAAAAGGTGATGATAAAATATACCGCATCGTTCCGAAAGAATAG
- a CDS encoding ATP-binding protein — MELQDFNPWWKTGEVSPDLTGRKRKIFEEIARHIDKRQIVLFTGVRRVGKTTLMYQIIQALIEKHTNPYTILYFSFDEMRYDLEDIIKQYEAEVLQDDISKKKAYIFLDEIQKLNGWSSKVKLLYDANPKLKIFLTGSAQITMWQGTRESLAGRFFDFMISPLDFEEYLDFQEVSIDRHREKIFEKDLKKHMAVFLKTGGFIEALDMDEPVRRKYLKESLLERVIFVDIPQTFKLDLSELLMKLLILTASRPGFYLDYKNLGNDLNVDQRTIANYISYLEYALFLQKLYNYSRNLLTSEKKIKRLYPSNTAFTLAMNPQAELSSVIEQYFVNSLNARFFLKTPQKEQIDIIYAGKKTLLPVEIKIKAKIDRGDIKTLFKFLEKNKLDKALLITLDTETRFRNGNFFIEAIPYWKHWSIRENTYNP; from the coding sequence ATGGAATTACAGGATTTTAACCCGTGGTGGAAGACAGGGGAAGTATCCCCGGATCTTACCGGAAGAAAAAGAAAAATATTCGAGGAGATCGCAAGGCATATAGACAAGCGACAAATCGTGCTTTTCACCGGGGTGAGAAGAGTGGGAAAGACAACCCTCATGTATCAGATTATCCAAGCGCTTATTGAAAAGCACACGAATCCCTACACTATCTTATATTTTTCATTCGATGAGATGAGGTATGACCTTGAAGATATCATCAAACAGTATGAAGCAGAGGTGCTCCAAGACGATATCTCAAAAAAGAAGGCATATATATTCCTCGACGAGATACAGAAACTCAATGGATGGTCATCGAAGGTTAAACTCCTCTACGATGCAAATCCAAAACTGAAGATCTTTCTGACAGGCTCGGCACAGATAACTATGTGGCAGGGCACAAGGGAAAGCCTGGCGGGAAGGTTCTTTGATTTTATGATCAGCCCTTTGGATTTTGAGGAGTACCTTGATTTTCAAGAAGTTTCGATAGATAGGCACAGGGAAAAGATATTCGAGAAGGACCTGAAGAAGCATATGGCTGTATTCCTGAAGACCGGCGGGTTTATTGAGGCTCTTGATATGGATGAGCCTGTGCGCAGAAAGTATCTGAAAGAAAGCCTTCTTGAGAGGGTCATCTTTGTGGATATTCCACAGACATTCAAACTTGACCTGTCCGAACTGCTCATGAAATTGCTAATTCTTACTGCATCGCGGCCTGGTTTTTATCTTGATTACAAGAACCTGGGCAATGACCTTAACGTTGACCAGCGGACGATTGCAAACTATATTTCATACCTGGAATATGCCCTTTTCCTGCAGAAGCTTTACAATTACTCACGGAACCTCCTTACCAGCGAGAAGAAGATAAAGAGACTCTATCCCTCCAACACGGCGTTTACCCTGGCGATGAATCCTCAGGCCGAATTGTCATCGGTCATAGAGCAATATTTCGTAAACAGCCTTAATGCACGATTCTTTCTGAAGACTCCCCAGAAGGAGCAGATCGATATCATCTATGCCGGTAAAAAGACGCTGCTGCCTGTAGAAATCAAAATCAAGGCAAAAATAGACAGAGGCGACATTAAAACTCTTTTCAAATTTCTTGAAAAAAATAAGCTCGATAAAGCTCTGCTTATCACCCTGGACACTGAAACGAGATTCAGGAACGGTAACTTTTTTATTGAGGCGATACCCTACTGGAAACATTGGAGCATCAGAGAAAATACTTATAATCCATGA
- a CDS encoding Ni/Fe hydrogenase subunit alpha, translating to MGKNINVSVEYLTRVEGHGNIVINVKEGRLETCRLDIVEAPRFFEGMLRGRSIFEAQHITSRICGICACGHSLASIQAAEDALGVTPTPQTITLRKLLLHLEMLDSHILHIYLLVAPDLLGVKSFVPLISSHNEVVRRALRMKKTCNDFCDILVGRHVHPISAIVGGFTKLPRQKDLDAMLGMLRGMRPDMDATVALAATLKFPAFERDTEYVALVSDDDEYPLLMGDIGSTDGVRMPKQEYRKITNEFIVPPSSAKHAKLSRDSYAVGALARFNLNSEKLHPKAKEVAHAIGLKPKCINPYLNTTAQLVESVHCLEEAIAIVEGLQQTSLRYDEEIVVGLNEQHRIPVRAGSGVGAVEVPRGILFHHYQTDAQGTITDANCIIPTNQNTGNIEHDMMKLVPEILNRSEEEITLAVEMLVRSYDPCISCSTHLLNVEFKDK from the coding sequence ATGGGCAAGAATATCAATGTCAGCGTCGAATACCTCACAAGAGTGGAGGGGCACGGAAATATCGTCATCAATGTAAAGGAAGGCAGGCTCGAGACCTGCCGGCTTGATATTGTCGAAGCTCCGCGGTTTTTCGAGGGGATGCTTCGCGGACGTTCGATCTTCGAAGCCCAGCACATCACCAGCAGGATCTGCGGCATCTGCGCGTGCGGGCACTCCCTCGCCTCGATCCAGGCAGCAGAAGACGCCCTCGGCGTCACACCGACCCCGCAGACAATCACCCTGAGGAAACTGCTTCTGCATCTCGAAATGCTCGACAGCCACATCCTTCACATCTATCTGCTGGTCGCGCCTGACCTTCTGGGAGTGAAAAGTTTTGTCCCGCTTATCAGCAGCCACAATGAGGTCGTGCGGAGGGCTTTGCGGATGAAGAAGACCTGCAACGACTTCTGCGATATCCTCGTCGGCCGGCACGTGCATCCCATCTCTGCAATCGTTGGTGGCTTCACAAAGCTTCCGCGGCAAAAGGATCTGGACGCAATGCTCGGAATGCTCAGGGGGATGAGACCTGACATGGATGCTACCGTAGCACTCGCAGCAACCCTGAAATTCCCTGCATTTGAACGTGATACCGAATACGTTGCCCTTGTGAGCGACGATGACGAATATCCGCTGCTGATGGGCGATATCGGTTCAACAGACGGCGTGAGAATGCCGAAGCAGGAATACAGGAAAATCACGAATGAATTCATCGTTCCCCCTTCCTCCGCAAAACACGCAAAACTCAGCAGGGATTCCTATGCGGTCGGAGCCCTCGCCAGATTCAACCTGAACTCGGAAAAACTCCATCCAAAGGCAAAGGAAGTCGCGCATGCGATCGGGCTGAAGCCGAAATGCATTAACCCCTATCTCAACACCACCGCGCAGCTCGTTGAGAGCGTTCACTGCCTTGAGGAGGCGATTGCGATCGTCGAAGGGCTGCAGCAGACCTCCCTCAGGTATGATGAGGAGATCGTGGTCGGCCTGAACGAGCAGCACAGAATACCCGTCCGCGCTGGAAGCGGAGTAGGCGCGGTCGAAGTCCCGAGGGGAATCCTGTTCCACCATTACCAGACAGATGCACAGGGGACGATTACCGATGCCAACTGCATCATCCCGACAAACCAGAACACCGGCAATATCGAACATGACATGATGAAGCTGGTCCCGGAGATCCTTAACAGGAGCGAAGAGGAGATTACCCTCGCGGTCGAGATGCTGGTGCGCTCGTATGATCCCTGCATCTCCTGCTCGACGCATTTACTGAACGTTGAATTTAAGGACAAATAA
- a CDS encoding cupin domain-containing protein yields MKLFSLNETLFEPVSHDPQLKKRVITRGTLPCVTHVSHIILQPGFTVSAHTHHQEYEVMYCIRGKASMTVNGEEVIIAKGNLMYAEPGDSHSFDEILEETELLYFVVKNDPHKKKNSP; encoded by the coding sequence ATGAAACTCTTCTCCCTCAATGAAACCCTTTTTGAGCCGGTAAGCCATGACCCGCAGCTGAAAAAGAGGGTTATCACGCGCGGGACATTGCCCTGTGTCACGCATGTCAGCCACATCATTCTCCAGCCGGGATTTACTGTGTCGGCACATACCCATCACCAGGAGTACGAGGTCATGTATTGCATCCGCGGCAAGGCGTCCATGACAGTAAACGGCGAAGAAGTCATTATTGCAAAAGGGAATCTGATGTATGCCGAACCCGGCGATTCCCATTCCTTCGACGAAATACTCGAAGAGACAGAACTGCTTTATTTTGTCGTGAAAAATGATCCGCACAAGAAAAAAAATAGTCCCTGA
- a CDS encoding DUF2007 domain-containing protein, whose translation MPKNEQWVEIFVTYDHLEAEMIRDLLESGGIPVILRSAKVSPYPVNIGKMGEIKVLVRESDEETAQSVIGQNYDDNADNVRL comes from the coding sequence ATGCCAAAGAATGAACAATGGGTTGAGATCTTCGTTACCTACGATCACCTTGAAGCGGAAATGATACGGGATCTTCTTGAGAGCGGCGGCATCCCTGTGATACTGAGGTCTGCAAAGGTCTCCCCGTATCCGGTAAATATCGGAAAAATGGGAGAAATAAAGGTACTGGTAAGAGAAAGCGATGAAGAAACCGCGCAGAGTGTAATAGGGCAGAACTATGATGACAATGCGGATAATGTCAGACTCTGA
- a CDS encoding cytochrome B gives MKKPKVGIFDFACCEGCQLQIANMGESVLDVLGAVDVLEWREVMSEQWGKALDIAIIEGSITNSHATERIQQIRKKAKILIAYGSCATIGGVNGMKNNFSLNDIQKYVYGDSARFFPTELTRAVHQVVKVDYFVNGCPVYIPEFVTVLKAVLQGIPYYVPDYPVCVECKLNENVCMYERNVTCLGPVTKAGCNSWCINNGNICYGCRGMVSNPNEKGARDVIEKYKIPVDMIVNKMHMYNKCRELE, from the coding sequence ATGAAGAAACCAAAAGTCGGGATTTTCGATTTTGCCTGTTGCGAGGGCTGTCAGCTCCAGATCGCAAACATGGGAGAATCTGTACTGGATGTGCTCGGAGCGGTCGATGTGCTCGAATGGAGAGAGGTGATGTCGGAACAATGGGGCAAGGCACTGGACATCGCCATCATAGAAGGCAGCATTACCAATTCTCACGCAACGGAACGGATACAGCAGATACGGAAGAAGGCGAAGATTCTCATCGCCTACGGATCCTGCGCGACAATCGGCGGGGTAAACGGCATGAAGAACAACTTCAGCCTGAACGACATCCAGAAATACGTCTACGGGGACAGCGCCCGGTTCTTTCCGACAGAACTGACGAGGGCGGTCCACCAGGTCGTGAAGGTCGATTATTTCGTCAACGGCTGCCCGGTCTACATCCCTGAATTTGTCACGGTGCTGAAGGCAGTTCTGCAGGGCATTCCGTATTACGTGCCTGATTACCCTGTCTGTGTCGAATGCAAACTGAACGAGAATGTCTGCATGTATGAAAGGAACGTCACCTGTCTCGGCCCTGTCACAAAGGCAGGGTGCAATTCATGGTGCATCAACAACGGCAATATCTGCTATGGTTGCCGGGGCATGGTCAGCAATCCGAACGAAAAAGGCGCAAGGGACGTAATCGAAAAGTATAAAATCCCGGTGGATATGATTGTGAACAAAATGCACATGTACAACAAATGCAGGGAGCTTGAGTAA
- a CDS encoding 4Fe-4S dicluster domain-containing protein, producing the protein MEDLHYLILKKERFHDFVRSVSEVGKLVAPVPKGFNNFAFEAVTSAGEIALRYIPTILPLKKFFMPQRETLLEFSTGRKGVVNAVVECEPVTIFGAHTCDLAGIQCLNMVFSERPRDQNYLTRKNQIALIGLECNEYCDQYANCHLVNASFPGGGYDIFFTDLGEFFIVHVKTQAGDMIVGAAGTFEKADSSHINELKKMRTQKRKIFNNEVPVDSRQIPEMFDRSFRARVWKELDERCLACGNCTNVCPTCYCFDIRDELDLSLKHGIRYRVWDSCQLEPFARVAGGMNFRKERAARQRHRYYRKFRYPVDRFARFFCTGCGRCTRTCMADISLKETLNELIKESEDRVWKKWL; encoded by the coding sequence ATGGAAGATCTGCACTATCTGATACTGAAAAAGGAGCGGTTTCATGATTTTGTCCGGTCCGTATCTGAAGTGGGGAAACTGGTAGCCCCGGTTCCGAAAGGCTTCAACAACTTTGCCTTTGAAGCAGTAACCTCGGCCGGCGAAATCGCACTCCGTTATATCCCCACAATCCTCCCGCTGAAGAAATTCTTCATGCCGCAGCGTGAGACGCTCCTGGAATTCAGCACAGGCAGAAAGGGAGTGGTAAATGCGGTGGTCGAATGCGAGCCGGTGACAATATTCGGAGCCCATACCTGCGACCTTGCCGGAATCCAGTGCCTGAATATGGTTTTTTCAGAGCGTCCCAGAGACCAGAACTACCTTACACGGAAAAACCAGATCGCCCTTATCGGACTGGAATGCAATGAATACTGCGACCAGTACGCAAACTGCCACCTTGTGAACGCAAGCTTTCCGGGAGGGGGATACGATATTTTTTTCACGGACCTTGGAGAATTTTTTATCGTTCATGTGAAGACCCAGGCAGGAGACATGATCGTCGGGGCCGCCGGAACTTTCGAAAAGGCGGACAGCTCACATATCAATGAGCTGAAAAAGATGAGAACGCAGAAAAGAAAGATATTCAACAATGAAGTCCCTGTTGACAGCAGGCAGATCCCGGAGATGTTCGACAGATCGTTCAGGGCGCGTGTATGGAAAGAGCTTGATGAGCGGTGTCTTGCGTGCGGCAACTGCACGAACGTCTGCCCGACCTGCTACTGTTTCGACATCAGGGATGAACTTGACCTCAGCCTGAAACACGGTATCAGATATCGCGTGTGGGATTCCTGCCAGCTTGAGCCGTTCGCACGGGTAGCCGGAGGCATGAATTTCCGGAAAGAACGCGCTGCACGGCAGAGGCACAGGTATTACCGCAAGTTCAGGTATCCTGTTGACCGCTTTGCACGGTTCTTCTGCACCGGGTGCGGGAGATGTACGCGTACCTGCATGGCGGACATCAGCCTTAAGGAGACCCTCAACGAACTGATAAAGGAGAGCGAGGACAGAGTATGGAAAAAGTGGTTATAA
- a CDS encoding CusA/CzcA family heavy metal efflux RND transporter translates to MITKIIEFSARNKFVVFLLVFFLIGWGYWSLKKTPLDAIPDLSDTQVIIFAEWPGRSPDLIEDQITYPITSTLLAAPEVQVVRGFSFFGSSFIYVIFREGTDIYWARSRILEYLQSVKNKIPGDVNPVLGPDATSVGWGFTYAVTDETGGHTLADLRSIQDYHIKLALESVPGVSQVASVGGFVRQYQVVLDPNKLLAYNIPLPRIIEAVRKSNQDVEGRVLEFSGVEYMVRGKGYIKNLDDLKNIPVGSTVSGTPVYLKNVARIQLGPEIRRGLADLDGKGEVAGGIVVVRFGENVLNVLERVKAKIKKDIEPGLPEGVKIITTYDRSDLIHRSIDTLRDEILKLSLAVSVVCAVFLFHLPSALVVILTLPAAIIISFICMYYLGVTSNIMSLSGIAIAIGAMVDASIIMVENAHKKLEEWEAHGREGSRVNVIIEAAKEVGPSLFFSLLVITIAFLPVFTLQAQAGRLFKPLAYTKTFAMLFSSLLAITLTPVLMTLFIRGRIRPEEKNPISHFLQKIYEPVALLSLKFRKTVIIAALCVMAITAYPFLKLGSEFMPPLYEGSLFYMPVTVPGASITEVSRLLQLQDRILKDIPEVAQVFGKAGRAETATDPAPLEMFETVINLKPESEWRPGMTVEKLKFEMNEALTIPGVANSFTMPIKARIDMLSTGIRTPAGVKVMGPDLKELERLGIEIENAVRDVPGTRSVYAERVTTGYFFDITVKREEAARYGLTVSDVQEVVQSAMGGMNITTTVEARERYPVNIRYFRDLRDNVQGIRRILVPAMPPGMASSGMEDTPFGLSSMSVQPRPFTGRVIQVPLGELVDISIVRGPTMIKSEEGLLASYVYIDFSDRDIGSYVEEAKQKVSSLEMPEGYRLEWSGEYEYLMKTHERLKIVIPLTIFIIFVLIYFNTKSVTKTFIVLLAVPFSLVGSFWLLYLLGYNMSIAVWVGIIALAGLDAETGVVMLLYLELAYEKWRKGGRLNSLHDLKDAVMHGAVKRIRPKIMTVSVILAGLVPIMFSHGTGADVMKRIAAPMVGGVVSSTVLELIIYPVIFIIWKERQMRRASESRSVTAA, encoded by the coding sequence ATGATCACAAAGATCATCGAATTCAGCGCGAGGAACAAATTCGTCGTCTTCCTCCTGGTATTCTTTCTGATCGGGTGGGGATACTGGTCCCTCAAAAAGACGCCGCTCGACGCCATTCCTGACCTGAGCGACACCCAGGTCATCATATTTGCTGAATGGCCCGGCAGGAGCCCTGACCTCATCGAAGACCAGATAACCTATCCGATTACCTCAACACTCCTTGCCGCGCCCGAAGTCCAGGTTGTCCGGGGATTTTCATTTTTCGGAAGCTCATTCATCTATGTCATATTCAGGGAAGGCACCGACATCTACTGGGCGAGGAGCAGGATTCTCGAATACCTCCAGTCGGTGAAAAACAAGATCCCGGGTGATGTCAATCCCGTGCTCGGACCCGATGCAACGAGTGTAGGGTGGGGGTTTACCTATGCGGTTACGGATGAGACAGGCGGACATACGCTGGCAGACCTGCGTTCGATCCAGGATTATCACATAAAACTTGCGCTCGAGAGCGTGCCGGGAGTTTCACAGGTCGCAAGCGTAGGCGGCTTTGTCAGGCAATACCAGGTCGTGCTTGACCCGAACAAGCTGCTGGCATACAACATTCCCTTGCCCCGCATCATTGAGGCGGTACGGAAGAGCAATCAGGATGTGGAAGGAAGGGTCCTGGAATTCTCAGGCGTCGAATATATGGTGCGCGGTAAGGGGTATATTAAAAACCTTGATGACCTGAAGAACATCCCGGTCGGGTCAACCGTATCCGGTACCCCGGTATATCTGAAAAATGTCGCCCGCATCCAGCTCGGACCCGAGATACGGAGGGGGCTGGCAGATCTTGACGGAAAGGGAGAGGTAGCAGGCGGCATCGTGGTAGTCCGATTCGGAGAGAACGTCCTGAACGTTCTCGAGAGGGTGAAGGCGAAGATCAAAAAGGACATAGAGCCGGGACTGCCCGAAGGAGTCAAGATCATCACCACCTACGACCGCTCTGATCTCATCCACCGGTCGATCGACACGCTCAGGGACGAGATACTGAAACTCTCTCTTGCGGTCAGCGTGGTCTGTGCGGTGTTCCTCTTCCATCTGCCGAGCGCCCTGGTTGTCATCCTTACGCTTCCGGCTGCGATCATCATCTCGTTCATCTGCATGTACTATCTCGGGGTTACCTCGAACATCATGAGCCTGAGCGGTATCGCGATCGCGATCGGCGCGATGGTCGATGCATCTATCATCATGGTCGAGAATGCGCATAAAAAACTCGAGGAGTGGGAAGCGCACGGCAGGGAGGGAAGCAGGGTCAATGTGATTATCGAAGCGGCCAAGGAGGTCGGCCCCTCGCTGTTTTTTTCCCTGCTGGTGATTACCATCGCATTCCTCCCGGTCTTCACGCTTCAGGCACAAGCAGGAAGGCTCTTCAAACCGTTGGCCTACACCAAGACATTCGCGATGCTCTTTTCCTCCCTGCTTGCGATCACGCTTACCCCTGTATTGATGACGCTCTTTATTAGGGGAAGGATAAGGCCGGAGGAGAAGAACCCCATCAGTCATTTCCTTCAGAAGATCTATGAGCCGGTTGCCCTGCTGTCGCTGAAGTTCAGGAAGACCGTCATTATCGCTGCGTTATGCGTCATGGCGATCACCGCATATCCTTTTCTGAAACTCGGGTCGGAGTTCATGCCTCCCCTGTACGAAGGGTCTCTTTTCTACATGCCGGTGACTGTCCCCGGTGCGTCCATTACAGAGGTATCACGCCTCCTGCAGCTCCAGGACAGGATACTGAAAGACATCCCTGAGGTTGCCCAGGTGTTCGGCAAGGCCGGAAGGGCAGAGACCGCAACAGACCCCGCCCCCCTAGAGATGTTCGAGACTGTCATCAACCTCAAGCCTGAGTCAGAATGGAGGCCGGGCATGACCGTGGAAAAGCTGAAGTTCGAAATGAACGAAGCACTTACGATTCCGGGTGTCGCAAATTCCTTTACCATGCCGATTAAGGCACGCATTGACATGCTGTCCACCGGCATCAGGACGCCGGCAGGGGTGAAGGTAATGGGGCCGGACCTGAAGGAACTTGAGCGGCTCGGTATCGAGATAGAGAATGCGGTCAGGGATGTGCCGGGAACACGGAGCGTTTACGCAGAGCGGGTCACTACAGGATATTTCTTCGATATCACCGTGAAAAGAGAGGAAGCGGCACGGTACGGGCTGACTGTCAGCGATGTGCAGGAGGTGGTCCAGTCTGCAATGGGAGGGATGAATATCACCACCACTGTTGAGGCGCGCGAGCGGTATCCCGTCAATATAAGGTACTTCAGGGACCTCAGGGACAATGTGCAGGGCATCCGGAGGATCCTTGTCCCGGCGATGCCTCCCGGCATGGCGTCTTCCGGCATGGAGGACACCCCGTTCGGCCTGTCCAGCATGTCGGTTCAGCCGCGGCCCTTTACCGGCAGGGTGATTCAGGTGCCTCTCGGCGAACTTGTGGATATCAGCATTGTGCGGGGCCCTACCATGATCAAGAGCGAAGAGGGGCTTCTCGCATCATATGTGTATATCGATTTTTCTGACAGGGATATCGGCAGCTATGTCGAAGAGGCAAAACAGAAGGTTTCTTCCCTTGAAATGCCTGAAGGATACCGTCTCGAATGGAGCGGTGAATACGAATACCTCATGAAAACCCATGAGCGGCTCAAAATCGTGATCCCCCTCACGATATTCATTATTTTCGTGCTTATCTATTTCAATACAAAATCGGTCACGAAAACGTTCATCGTCCTCCTTGCGGTGCCGTTCTCTCTCGTCGGATCGTTCTGGCTTCTGTATCTTCTCGGATACAACATGAGCATCGCGGTGTGGGTCGGGATCATCGCCCTTGCGGGGCTCGATGCGGAAACGGGCGTTGTCATGCTCCTCTACCTTGAACTCGCCTATGAGAAATGGCGCAAAGGGGGGAGACTGAACAGCCTTCACGACCTGAAAGACGCGGTCATGCATGGCGCAGTGAAGAGGATCAGGCCGAAGATCATGACGGTCAGCGTTATCCTTGCAGGGCTTGTCCCGATAATGTTCAGCCACGGGACGGGTGCAGACGTAATGAAGAGGATCGCAGCCCCCATGGTCGGCGGAGTTGTCTCATCAACGGTCCTTGAGCTGATCATCTATCCTGTCATTTTCATCATCTGGAAGGAACGGCAGATGCGCAGGGCATCTGAAAGCCGGTCAGTGACTGCTGCATAA